A genomic stretch from Natronomonas gomsonensis includes:
- a CDS encoding potassium channel family protein gives MYVVIVGAGDIGIPLIEIATSGGNEVVVIENDDERAERAASQFDCLVLNADATVKETLADAGLDRADAVISTTDQDATNIMVCLLSQEFDVPQIVSVVHNPKHMNIFRQIGVNTMQNPQRLIAEYLYRAVRRPSVVDYMHIGEEAEVFEVAVEEGAPIVGLTISEAAEEGLLGDEMLIVAIERDDNERPITPRGNTRIERGDMVTAYSGTGITESVLDVFVS, from the coding sequence ATGTACGTCGTCATCGTCGGGGCAGGTGATATCGGAATCCCACTCATCGAAATCGCGACATCGGGTGGAAACGAAGTCGTCGTCATCGAGAACGACGACGAGCGTGCCGAGCGTGCCGCCAGCCAGTTCGACTGCCTCGTTCTCAACGCCGATGCGACAGTCAAGGAGACGCTCGCCGACGCCGGACTCGACAGAGCGGATGCAGTCATTTCGACGACCGACCAGGACGCGACGAACATCATGGTGTGTCTCCTCTCCCAGGAGTTCGACGTACCGCAAATCGTCTCCGTGGTCCACAACCCCAAACACATGAACATCTTCCGACAAATCGGCGTGAACACGATGCAGAACCCCCAGCGGCTCATCGCCGAGTACCTCTATCGAGCCGTTCGCCGGCCCTCCGTCGTCGACTACATGCACATCGGCGAGGAGGCCGAAGTGTTCGAAGTCGCTGTCGAAGAAGGCGCCCCAATAGTCGGGCTGACGATTTCGGAGGCGGCCGAGGAAGGATTACTGGGGGATGAAATGCTCATCGTCGCCATCGAACGGGACGATAACGAACGGCCGATTACACCCCGAGGAAACACCCGAATCGAGAGGGGAGATATGGTGACGGCGTACTCCGGGACGGGGATTACCGAATCTGTCCTCGACGTATTCGTCTCATAA
- a CDS encoding TrkH family potassium uptake protein, producing the protein MERTRTQDLATIARDIGSLLLIEALVMTVSLGVAIAFREWYAALAFLVSGGLTAGIGGLARWRFLDAPAPLMKHGMVIAAAGWFCTAVLGALPFLLTAHFTPPAVAAATANAAGFEASSLRHFRHPLHALFESMSGWTGSGLTMAVHEPTLPRAIQWWRTVIQWVGGVGVIVLTVAILARPGSGSYTLYQSETRERKIHPSVVSTVRTVWKIFFAYTIVSIIVLFVALRMSDYGRSLPLFEVGWQALNHAMTGLATGGFSVTDNSIGTYNSPLVEAVLLPVMTLGAIAFPIHFAVLSNRDLGGLVSDIQTRWLFVLLGVGVVALSFQNLLFVGETGVLGNAVPVPEILAQHVTTAEADAVRDGTFQFVSALTCTGFQSSPIANWSDGGKLIVSGAMVVGGAAGSTVGGIKIIRAYVIAKGIKWQFSRVFLPSTAVATANVGDRTLTRQQMDREFSEAAIVGVLWISLLAASSIVLVNLAGPDFSYADALFEVASAQGNVGLSTGIVGPSMHPLAEAMFVLNMWIGRLEIIPVLVFGRALIYGLRP; encoded by the coding sequence ATGGAGCGGACACGAACGCAGGACCTCGCGACGATTGCGCGTGACATCGGGTCGCTGCTGCTGATAGAGGCCCTCGTGATGACGGTCAGCCTCGGTGTCGCTATCGCCTTCCGAGAGTGGTACGCCGCGCTGGCGTTTCTCGTCTCCGGTGGTTTGACAGCCGGCATCGGCGGGCTCGCACGGTGGCGGTTCCTCGACGCGCCAGCCCCCCTGATGAAACACGGGATGGTAATCGCGGCTGCCGGTTGGTTCTGTACGGCGGTTCTCGGCGCGTTGCCGTTCCTGTTGACCGCACACTTCACCCCACCGGCCGTCGCAGCGGCGACCGCAAACGCAGCCGGGTTCGAGGCGTCGAGTCTTCGGCACTTCCGGCATCCGCTACACGCCCTCTTCGAATCGATGAGTGGGTGGACGGGGAGCGGCCTCACGATGGCCGTCCACGAACCGACCCTTCCCCGTGCGATTCAATGGTGGCGCACCGTCATCCAGTGGGTCGGCGGTGTCGGGGTCATCGTTCTCACGGTCGCCATCCTCGCGCGTCCGGGAAGCGGGAGTTACACGCTGTATCAGAGCGAAACCCGAGAGCGGAAGATTCACCCGAGCGTCGTCTCGACGGTCCGAACCGTCTGGAAGATCTTCTTCGCGTACACCATCGTTTCCATCATCGTCCTCTTCGTTGCGCTTCGAATGAGCGACTACGGGCGTTCCCTGCCGCTGTTCGAGGTGGGTTGGCAGGCCCTAAATCATGCGATGACAGGACTCGCGACGGGAGGGTTCAGCGTCACCGACAACTCCATCGGGACGTACAACTCACCGCTCGTCGAAGCCGTTCTCCTCCCGGTGATGACCCTCGGTGCCATCGCGTTCCCGATTCATTTTGCCGTTCTCTCAAACCGTGACCTCGGAGGATTGGTTTCAGACATCCAGACCCGATGGCTGTTCGTCCTGCTGGGCGTCGGTGTGGTCGCACTGTCGTTTCAGAACCTCTTGTTCGTCGGTGAGACGGGCGTACTCGGGAACGCGGTGCCAGTCCCCGAGATACTCGCCCAGCACGTAACGACGGCGGAGGCCGACGCCGTTCGGGACGGAACGTTCCAGTTCGTCAGCGCGCTGACCTGTACCGGGTTCCAGTCCTCGCCAATCGCCAACTGGAGCGACGGCGGAAAACTCATCGTTTCGGGAGCGATGGTCGTCGGCGGAGCGGCGGGGTCGACCGTCGGCGGCATCAAGATTATTCGCGCGTACGTCATCGCGAAGGGCATCAAATGGCAGTTCTCTCGGGTGTTTCTCCCCTCGACTGCGGTTGCGACGGCGAACGTGGGAGACCGAACGCTCACGCGCCAGCAGATGGACCGAGAGTTCAGCGAAGCCGCCATCGTCGGTGTCCTCTGGATATCGCTCCTGGCGGCGTCGAGTATCGTTCTCGTCAACCTCGCGGGCCCCGATTTCAGTTACGCCGATGCGCTCTTCGAGGTAGCAAGCGCACAGGGGAACGTCGGGTTGTCGACGGGTATCGTCGGCCCGTCGATGCACCCGCTTGCAGAAGCGATGTTCGTTCTCAACATGTGGATTGGCCGCCTCGAAATCATCCCGGTGTTGGTGTTCGGACGAGCACTCATCTACGGCCTGCGCCCCTGA
- a CDS encoding TrkH family potassium uptake protein, translating into MRFRVRWRTSFSLVGTVVKYLAVAMLIPLAVAVIYGDDIWVFAASIAITVSVGLALERLDRDPEVDAPEALALVTFSWLAVAAIGAVPYLLAGYGTSSTLAMPVNALFESMSGFTTTGATVMGEISFEQHSHALLMWRQLTQWLGGMGIIVLMIAILPELAVNGAQLMQSEAPGPELQKLTPRIAETARALWLVYLGFTVVYVLLLYGLHLANLAPNMTFYNAVAHGFTTLPTGGFSPEADSIAAFSAAVQWVVIPFMFVAGVNFALFWHVLKGEIDELTGNPEFRWYAGSIAAVTAVLTALLFSGTAPVLDLGGATEGVAENSLRQATFQVVSLLNSTGYATSDFAQWDSNAQMVLLFAMFIGGSAGSTGGGVKVVRWLIVVKSIRRELYKTARPSIVEPIRLGGNVVDEDAVRGVMSFTLLYLLLFGVATVVISLDAHRIGYDITTLEALSASIATLGNIGPGFGSLGPFGSYIKFPRSSRLLMVVLMWVGRLEIVPVLALFIGITRE; encoded by the coding sequence GTGAGGTTTCGAGTTCGTTGGCGGACGAGTTTTAGCCTTGTTGGGACCGTCGTCAAGTATCTCGCAGTGGCGATGCTCATTCCGCTCGCCGTAGCTGTAATTTACGGTGACGATATCTGGGTCTTCGCCGCCTCGATTGCCATTACGGTGTCCGTCGGTCTCGCGCTCGAACGACTCGACAGGGACCCCGAGGTGGACGCCCCCGAGGCACTCGCCCTCGTTACGTTTTCTTGGCTGGCCGTCGCGGCTATCGGCGCAGTTCCGTACTTACTCGCCGGCTACGGCACCTCATCCACGCTGGCTATGCCGGTGAACGCGCTGTTCGAATCGATGTCCGGATTCACGACGACAGGGGCGACGGTCATGGGTGAGATAAGCTTCGAGCAACATTCCCACGCGTTGCTGATGTGGCGACAACTCACGCAGTGGCTGGGTGGGATGGGTATCATCGTTCTGATGATTGCCATCCTTCCGGAGTTGGCTGTCAACGGAGCGCAACTGATGCAATCGGAGGCGCCCGGTCCGGAGCTACAGAAACTAACGCCCCGAATCGCGGAAACCGCGCGCGCACTCTGGTTGGTGTATCTCGGATTCACCGTCGTCTACGTGCTGTTGCTCTACGGGTTGCATCTGGCCAATCTGGCCCCGAATATGACGTTTTACAACGCCGTCGCACACGGCTTTACGACGCTTCCGACGGGTGGGTTCTCACCGGAGGCCGACAGCATCGCGGCGTTTTCCGCGGCAGTTCAGTGGGTCGTTATCCCCTTCATGTTCGTCGCGGGTGTCAACTTCGCGCTGTTCTGGCACGTTCTCAAAGGTGAAATCGACGAACTGACCGGAAATCCCGAGTTCAGGTGGTATGCCGGAAGTATCGCCGCGGTGACGGCCGTATTGACGGCACTGTTGTTCTCCGGAACTGCACCGGTTCTGGACCTCGGTGGGGCGACGGAGGGTGTCGCCGAGAACTCGCTCCGGCAAGCGACGTTCCAGGTCGTCTCGTTGCTGAACTCGACCGGATACGCGACGAGCGACTTCGCTCAGTGGGATAGCAACGCACAGATGGTGCTCCTGTTCGCTATGTTCATCGGTGGGTCTGCTGGCTCGACTGGTGGTGGCGTCAAAGTCGTTCGGTGGCTCATCGTCGTCAAATCGATTCGGCGAGAACTGTACAAAACGGCCCGGCCGAGCATCGTTGAGCCGATTCGTCTCGGAGGCAACGTCGTCGACGAAGACGCCGTTCGAGGCGTGATGTCGTTTACACTCCTGTATCTCCTCCTGTTCGGAGTCGCGACAGTGGTCATCTCGTTGGACGCACACAGAATCGGATACGACATCACGACACTGGAGGCGCTCAGTGCGTCCATCGCGACGCTCGGAAACATCGGTCCGGGGTTCGGCTCACTCGGCCCGTTCGGCAGTTATATCAAATTTCCGCGGTCGTCGAGGCTTCTGATGGTGGTTCTGATGTGGGTCGGACGTCTCGAAATCGTCCCCGTGTTGGCGCTGTTCATCGGCATCACACGCGAGTGA
- the trkA gene encoding Trk system potassium transporter TrkA, translating to MHVVIIGAGEVGTSIAGSLAQSHDVVVIDIDSERADQLKYELDVMTLAGDGTASSTLEQAGIEEADMLIASTDDDRTNLVACETAKTLASPFTIARVKSVEYLRTWEITEKAFGVDFMVCSDLLSAENIVRIVGLPAAIDVDPFAGGCVQMAEFEVMEDSPVAGQTVAEADRFESLTFAGVFRDGDLILPRGDTLIEAGDRTVVIGSPESVQAFATDIAPETTPGAADEIVIIGGSEIGYHTARLLESRGLKPRLIEQDPERARQLAEELPNTLVMEHDATDTEFLAREHVDEADIVVAALDSDEKNLLVSVLAKRIGTDRVVAVVDNGEYVMLFEEIGIDIAINPRQVTAEEITRFTHEGVAENVAVLENDQAEVLELELTDSSDLVGRPIQDIVADIDADLVIGAVTRNRELVTPRGDTVLESGDHIIVFVESSFIGELTSMV from the coding sequence ATGCACGTCGTCATCATCGGTGCTGGGGAAGTCGGCACCTCCATCGCAGGGAGTCTCGCCCAATCCCACGACGTCGTCGTTATCGACATCGACTCCGAACGGGCCGACCAACTCAAGTACGAACTCGACGTGATGACGCTTGCGGGTGACGGCACCGCCTCGTCGACGCTCGAACAGGCCGGTATCGAGGAGGCGGACATGCTCATCGCCAGCACCGACGACGACAGGACGAACCTCGTCGCCTGTGAGACGGCGAAGACGCTCGCGAGTCCGTTCACCATCGCCCGAGTCAAGAGCGTCGAGTACCTCCGGACCTGGGAAATCACCGAGAAGGCATTCGGCGTCGACTTCATGGTGTGTTCGGACCTCTTGAGCGCCGAGAACATCGTCCGTATCGTCGGGCTTCCGGCCGCAATCGACGTCGACCCCTTCGCCGGTGGCTGCGTCCAGATGGCGGAGTTCGAGGTGATGGAGGACAGTCCCGTCGCGGGACAGACCGTCGCCGAGGCCGACCGCTTCGAGTCGCTGACGTTCGCGGGCGTGTTCCGGGACGGAGATCTGATACTCCCGCGTGGGGATACGCTCATCGAGGCCGGCGACCGGACGGTCGTCATCGGGAGTCCCGAGAGCGTCCAGGCCTTTGCGACGGACATCGCCCCGGAGACGACGCCGGGGGCGGCCGACGAAATCGTCATCATCGGTGGGTCGGAAATCGGCTATCACACCGCCCGACTGCTCGAAAGCCGTGGGCTGAAACCACGACTCATCGAACAGGACCCCGAGCGTGCACGCCAACTCGCCGAGGAGTTGCCGAACACGCTCGTGATGGAACACGACGCCACCGACACGGAGTTCCTCGCCCGCGAACACGTCGACGAGGCCGACATCGTCGTCGCCGCCCTCGATAGCGACGAGAAGAACCTGCTCGTCTCCGTGTTGGCGAAACGAATCGGTACCGACCGTGTCGTCGCCGTCGTCGACAACGGGGAGTACGTCATGCTGTTCGAGGAAATCGGCATCGATATCGCCATCAATCCCCGGCAGGTCACTGCCGAGGAGATAACCCGCTTCACCCACGAGGGCGTCGCCGAAAACGTCGCGGTACTGGAAAACGACCAAGCGGAGGTTCTGGAGTTGGAGCTAACCGACAGCAGCGACCTCGTCGGCCGGCCGATACAGGATATCGTCGCGGACATCGACGCCGACTTGGTCATCGGTGCGGTGACGCGCAACCGCGAACTCGTCACGCCCCGGGGCGATACGGTGCTGGAGTCCGGCGACCACATCATCGTCTTCGTCGAATCGTCGTTCATCGGCGAACTCACGTCGATGGTGTGA
- a CDS encoding TrkH family potassium uptake protein, translated as MGVIRVDWRASLDLTGRILLYLAGPLCFPLLVAIYYGESTVPFLSAIAVTVVLGGSLRGLPGEPGELGPREAFLAVALIWFLVAAVGAVPFFVAGVGIIAHPVDAMFESMSGLTTTGATVLRDFSIHSRSILMWRQVLQWLGGLGILVLATAILSELGVGGAQLMETETQTRNVSKLTPRIAATAQLIWGLYIGLTLLAVAVYYGLHLLNLAPNMGFYNAVAHALTSVSTAGFSPEPDSIGAFSPVVQWAVIPFMLVGSTSFVLLYFAINGDPMRLLKNEEFHFYLGVVATGSVLVAAALATDPTVTFGTEATVRHAVFNVASIVTTTGYASADFELWSPAAKHVLFLCMFVGGMVGSTTCSIKSLRWLVALKAFKRNLFTSIHPEAVRPVRVSGNPVEEETIRDIYAYLLLSLVIFTLLTVFIVVDGTRAPVEVTEFEALGAAASTFLNIGPAFGDAGPYGTYATFPRSTRAVMIALMWIGRIEIIPVLVLFTKAFWTS; from the coding sequence ATGGGCGTCATCCGAGTCGATTGGCGGGCTAGTCTCGATTTGACTGGCCGGATACTGCTGTATCTCGCCGGGCCGCTGTGTTTCCCGCTTCTCGTCGCCATCTACTACGGTGAGTCGACGGTGCCGTTCCTGTCGGCCATCGCCGTAACCGTCGTCCTCGGCGGTTCGTTGCGGGGGCTGCCGGGGGAACCCGGTGAACTCGGCCCGCGGGAGGCGTTTCTCGCCGTCGCACTGATTTGGTTTCTCGTCGCGGCGGTCGGGGCCGTCCCGTTTTTCGTCGCCGGCGTCGGCATCATCGCCCATCCGGTCGACGCCATGTTCGAGTCGATGAGCGGGCTGACGACCACGGGGGCGACGGTCCTGCGTGATTTCTCGATTCACTCGCGGTCGATACTCATGTGGCGACAGGTGCTGCAGTGGCTCGGCGGCCTCGGCATTCTCGTCCTCGCGACGGCGATACTGTCGGAACTCGGCGTCGGTGGTGCCCAACTGATGGAGACCGAAACCCAGACCCGGAACGTCAGCAAACTCACGCCGCGCATCGCCGCGACGGCACAGCTCATCTGGGGGCTGTACATCGGCCTGACGCTTCTGGCCGTCGCCGTCTACTACGGCCTCCACCTGCTGAACCTCGCGCCGAATATGGGTTTCTACAACGCGGTCGCCCACGCGCTCACCTCTGTGTCGACGGCGGGGTTCTCGCCGGAACCCGACAGCATCGGCGCGTTCTCGCCGGTCGTACAGTGGGCCGTCATCCCGTTCATGCTCGTCGGCTCGACGAGTTTCGTGCTACTGTACTTCGCCATCAACGGCGACCCGATGCGCTTGCTCAAAAACGAGGAGTTTCATTTCTATCTCGGCGTCGTCGCGACCGGAAGCGTCCTCGTCGCTGCGGCGCTGGCCACCGACCCGACGGTGACCTTCGGAACTGAGGCGACGGTCCGTCATGCAGTGTTCAACGTCGCCTCCATCGTGACGACGACGGGCTATGCGAGTGCGGACTTCGAGTTGTGGTCACCGGCCGCCAAACACGTCCTCTTTCTGTGTATGTTCGTCGGTGGGATGGTCGGCTCGACGACGTGCTCCATCAAATCGCTTCGGTGGCTCGTCGCGCTGAAGGCGTTCAAGCGCAACCTCTTCACCAGCATCCACCCCGAGGCGGTTCGTCCGGTTCGGGTCTCGGGCAACCCCGTCGAGGAGGAGACGATTCGGGACATCTACGCGTACCTGCTCTTGAGCCTCGTCATCTTCACCCTCCTTACGGTGTTCATCGTCGTCGACGGCACGCGGGCACCGGTCGAAGTCACGGAGTTCGAGGCCCTCGGCGCGGCGGCATCGACGTTCCTCAACATCGGCCCGGCGTTCGGCGACGCCGGGCCATACGGCACTTACGCGACGTTTCCGCGGTCGACGCGGGCGGTGATGATTGCCTTGATGTGGATTGGCCGCATCGAAATCATCCCCGTCTTGGTGCTGTTCACGAAAGCGTTTTGGACCTCCTGA